A genomic segment from Bradyrhizobium diazoefficiens USDA 110 encodes:
- a CDS encoding VOC family protein — protein sequence MSRMILLNLPVRDLAASTAFYVALGGTVNPQFSGESSTSLMVTDAIGVMLLTHDHYRQFTKRPIGDPRRDSQVLIALTVDDRDAVDATLTRAVAAGGRADPNPAQDLGFMYNRHIEDPDGYVWEIVWMNPSAST from the coding sequence ATGTCCAGGATGATTCTGCTGAACCTGCCCGTGCGCGATCTCGCCGCATCGACGGCGTTCTATGTGGCGCTCGGCGGTACGGTGAACCCTCAGTTCTCGGGCGAGAGTTCGACCTCGCTCATGGTCACGGACGCGATTGGCGTGATGCTGCTGACCCACGACCACTATCGCCAATTCACCAAACGCCCGATTGGTGACCCGCGCCGCGACAGTCAGGTCTTGATCGCCCTCACGGTCGATGACCGCGACGCCGTCGATGCAACGCTGACTCGCGCGGTGGCGGCGGGTGGTCGCGCCGATCCCAACCCGGCACAGGATCTCGGCTTCATGTATAACCGCCACATCGAAGATCCGGACGGCTATGTTTGGGAAATCGTATGGATGAACCCATCAGCGAGCACCTGA